A single genomic interval of Eurosta solidaginis isolate ZX-2024a chromosome 3, ASM4086904v1, whole genome shotgun sequence harbors:
- the LOC137246308 gene encoding trypsin alpha-4-like translates to MLEFLLPISIFAYMLATPASASLTPQLDGRIVGGVPTTISTFPWQISIQIAGSHFCGGSIYSEDIIITAAHCLLSQSSSAMKVRAGSSFWNSGGMLVQVASYKIHRRYNPLNMKNDIGIIRLATPLTFKSNIKPIPLATITPEDGTDAVTSGWGTKESGSSTLPTQLNAVPLKIVSLDKCTSDVFGYGTAVRDTMICSYTVDKDACQGDSGGPLVSGGELVGVVSWGYGCAFRNLPGVYSDVAALREWIESTVDAF, encoded by the coding sequence ATGTTGGAATTCTTGTTACCAATCTCCATATTTGCATATATGCTAGCCACTCCAGCGTCTGCTAGCCTGACGCCACAACTAGATGGACGCATAGTTGGTGGTGTTCCAACTACGATCAGCACTTTTCCTTGGCAAATATCTATTCAGATTGCGGGTTCACATTTTTGTGGAGGATCCATTTATAGTGAGGATATCATTATAACAGCAGCTCATTGCTTACTCAGTCAAAGCTCTTCTGCGATGAAGGTACGCGCTGGTTCGTCTTTTTGGAATTCTGGTGGTATGCTAGTTCAAGTGGCCTCATACAAGATTCACAGAAGATATAATCCTTTAAATATGAAAAACGATATTGGGATTATACGTTTGGCAACACCACTCACATTTAAATCCAACATCAAACCAATCCCTTTGGCTACAATAACGCCGGAAGATGGTACAGATGCTGTTACATCAGGCTGGGGTACTAAGGAGTCTGGTTCAAGCACGCTGCCTACTCAATTGAACGCAGTACCTTTGAAAATTGTGAGTCTTGACAAATGTACATCTGATGTATTTGGCTATGGTACGGCTGTACGTGATACCATGATCTGTTCCTACACTGTAGACAAAGATGCTTGTCAGGGTGATTCTGGTGGACCATTGGTATCTGGTGGTGAGTTAGTGGGTGTTGTATCCTGGGGTTATGGTTGTGCATTCCGCAATCTTCCGGGTGTGTATTCAGATGTAGCTGCTCTACGCGAATGGATAGAGAGCACTGTTGATGCATTTTAG